A genome region from Cyprinus carpio isolate SPL01 chromosome B23, ASM1834038v1, whole genome shotgun sequence includes the following:
- the LOC122134050 gene encoding twist-related protein-like, producing the protein MREEQSCGDFPEGGVLPSEEEQERRPNKCPVVVAPPTGARKRLTGPKKEPGGPLTEDDKKSLEGPSTLAPSCPKRPKRSSPPSSSTSAASLVPTVSSVSPVPGQPFEDLHTQRVIANVRERQRTQSLNDAFASLRKIIPTLPSDKLSKIQILKLASRYIDFLYQVLQSDEMDAKLASCNYLAHERLSYAFSVWRMEGAWSMSATH; encoded by the coding sequence ATGCGAGAGGAACAGTCTTGTGGCGACTTTCCCGAGGGTGGGGTCCTACCCAGTGAAGAGGAGCAAGAACGTCGGCCTAACAAGTGCCCTGTCGTTGTTGCACCACCAACAGGTGCTCGAAAGCGGCTGACAGGTCCCAAGAAAGAGCCTGGTGGACCCCTAACAGAGGACGACAAGAAGTCACTGGAGGGCCCATCTACGCTCGCTCCCTCTTGTCCCAAGCGGCCCAAGAGAAGTTCTCCTCCTTCCTCATCGACCTCTGCGGCCTCCCTAGTGCCCACCGTGAGCTCAGTGTCACCTGTGCCCGGGCAACCATTCGAGGACCTCCATACGCAACGAGTAATCGCTAACGTCCGGGAAAGGCAGCGTACGCAGTCCCTAAATGACGCTTTCGCCTCGCTGCGGAAGATCATCCCCACGTTGCCTTCAGACAAACTAAGCAAGATTCAGATCCTCAAACTGGCTTCGAGATACATCGACTTTCTCTACCAGGTTCTCCAGAGCGATGAGATGGATGCCAAGCTGGCCAGCTGTAACTACCTGGCCCACGAAAGGCTGAGCTATGCCTTCTCTGTGTGGAGGATGGAGGGCGCTTGGTCCATGTCCGCCACTCACTAG